In the genome of Xanthomonas hortorum pv. pelargonii, the window GAATGAAGGTGGTGCAGGTCAGCTGGCGCAATATCGCGCCCTCGGCAGAAGATCCGGACCACGATGTCTATATTTTTTCGATCGATGCCGATTCGGCGACGCCGTTCTGGTTCGAGCAGTCGATTCGTGGCGGCCACGCCGAGCGCGGCGGTTGCAGCATGCTGGCCTTGCACGAGCTGGAAGGCTGGCCTGGCGGCTGGCGCGCAGATGTGACCAAAGCCGGCTGCGCCTGGGTGATTCCCCTGCTGGAAGAAGCCTTGCGCAGTGGCGATGCGCGGACGGCGATCGATGCGATTCTTGCGCGGGTAAACGCGCCGGTTTGATTGCACTCTGCTTGGCTACAGGCGGTCTGACTGCAGCACGAGCAACCCCAAATGCTCGGCCAACCATACTGTCCGCTCACGCAGTGATAAACCTTGCAACGCAACCTCGTAGCGCGATGAAACGCCGTGGCGCAACGCGTGACGCGCCCATGGCGACAGCTTGATGATCGCCTGACACCGCTGTCCGCTCACGCAGTGAGAGCCATCGCAAAACACCCTCGCCCAGCGATGCACCAACGTGGCGCGGCAGGTACTGCTTGCACCGCGATCCCTTCAGCGCGTCAAACGCTCCGCTGCGTCAAATGCGCCGCAATTGCCTGTTTGAACGGTGCTACCGCATGCGCCGCACGCAGCGCACCACGTCGCAACAAGCGGGCCGGCGCACGTTCGTCGGTATACAGCGCGGCCAGTGCATTGGTCGCTTCGTACAGCGGCCGCGTTGCCAGCCGATGCGCACGTTCGTAGCCGCGCAACAGCGACGCAGCGCCGATATCGCGCCCGGCACCTGTGGCGGCACGCACGCGCTCGGCCAGGCGTGCCTGGCCCTGCAAGCCGAAGTTGAACCCATGCGCAGTGACCGGGTGCATGCCCACTGCCGCATCGCCGATCAACGCAGCACGCTCGGCTACGAAACGCTGTGCATAGGCCGCCACCAACGGATACGCATGCCGGCTGCCGTCCTGCTGCATCGGGCCGAGCCGATGTTCGAATGCCTCGGTCACCGCTGCGCTGAAGTCCGCCTCGTTCATCGCCAGCAAGGCCTCTATCTGCCGCGGCGGCAGCGTCAGCACTGCGCCGGCGCGATTGCCCTGCAGCGGCAACAACGCCAGCGTCTTGCCATAGCCGAACCACTCCCATGCCGCCTGCCGATGCGGCAGCGCATGACGCATGCGGCACACCAGCATGCTCTTGCCGAAATCGCGCAGCTGCGCGCCGATACCAAGCAGGCGCCGGGTGCTGGAAAATCGACTGTCGGCCGCTACCAACAGGCGCGCCGACAGCGTTTGCCCATCGGATAACTGCAGCACCACGCAGTCGCCACACTGCTGCACGGCCAGCAACGTGCAGCCGCAACGCATGTCCACTGCAGGTTGTGTCTGCACGGCCTGCCAGGCGGCGCGACGGATCAGATGATTCGGCACCAGCCAACCCAGATCGCCAGCGCTGCGTGCGGAGGCCGCAAAGGTCAATGCGAACTGCGAATGCCCATCCATGACGCGTGCATCGCGCAGCGGGGAGATCGCATTACTGGGAAACTGCTGCCAGATCCCCAGTTGTTCCAGCAGCGCACGCGAGGCGTGGGTCAATGCGATCTCGCGCCCGTCGAATGCAGGATCGGCGAGCTGCGCGCGCGGTTGCTGGTCGACCAACACCATCGACAGACCACTGCCTGCCAACGACCGCGCAAAGCTCAGGCCCACCGGCCCCGCGCCAATCACCGCGATATCTACCGATTGCATGATGCGCTCCGCTACCACCGATGCGCTCAGTCTAGCGGCAGTGGTGTTGACTGGCTTTGATCGGGATCAAGCCGCAACGGGAACAGATGACAAACCACCGTAGCAATCGGGCGATCTCTCGCTAGGTTTATCAGACACTGGCCAGCCGTCTGCGCGAACGCAGAACACGGCACATCACCAGCCCAGCAGCGCCCGCACCAGCTTGACGATGCCCCAGAACGACACCACCCAGATCGCACTACGCAGATAAGGGATGCCTGCTGCATAAACCGGCACATAGGCCACGCGCGCCCACAGATACAGCTGCACAGCGAGCGCAGTCTCCGCGTTGGTGCGTCCGGCAACGCTCACCGCAAGCACTGCAGCAGCGAAGATCGGAAAGGTTTCCTGATAGTTGCGGAAGGCGCGATCCAGCCGCGCCGCAACGCCGGTCAACGGTTTGGTCTCGCCATCGCGCGCGCTGGCGTTCCACTTGGTGCCGCGCTGGGCAGTCATGCTGGCCGAGGCGGCCAGCAATTGCACCAGGCCGAGCACCATCGCCCAGCCCAGCATCTTTAGTTCGATCGTCAGTTCCACTCAGAGTCTCCGGTTGGCCGCGGCATCACTTGATCGACGCGCGCAGGCTGTAGCCGGCAAGCCGCCAGGTCTTGTCCTCATCCAGCCGGAACGACACCAGCTCGCGCACCGGCTGCTGCGCCTTGGCAAACCGGGTCGGGAAGCTGACGTTGATGTACAGCCCTTCCGGCACCTGCGCGCCGGGGCCGTACTTGACCCGTGTCACCGAGCCCTGCCCGCGGCCGACCACTGCGCCCAGGCGCGCGCGCTCGGCACCGATCTGGCTGACGAAGACATCGCGTTTGACCGCCGTCTTGGCCACCGTGGAGGCGCCATCCCATAGCGGTGCGACCTGGTTGGTATCGACCATCTGCGCCACACGCAATGCGGCCTGGGTCATCTCGGTGTTCTGCTTGACCAGTTGCACCTGCTGCGCGGTAGTGACTGCGGGCGTGCCTGCGGTTGTTCCGGCGGCGGTTGTTCCGCCAGCAACCGGTGCGGCGGCCGGACGCGCGCCGGTCTGAGGTTGTTGTGCGAAGGCAAGCGACGGAGCCAACACCAGCACGGCAAGCAAACGGGGACGGAACATTGGGTAGATGACCTTGTGCGTATATCGATAGAGGGAGAACAGTCGCACGCTAGGTGCGCCCGGAACGGCAGTCTAGTGCGTGTTGCGTCTATGACGTTGAGCGAGCAGCGCCATGGCGCATCGACATCAGGCGTGCCGTCAACAAGTTTCACTGCATGACCGGCAGCGTCAGGCGTCTCCGCTCGGCGGGACCGTCGCAACGCTGCGCGGCCGCCATAGTCGCCAGCTGATCCACAGCGCACGCGCAGTGGCTGCAATCAACGCGACCAGACTCAGCCAGACCGCCAGCGTGGCCGGCCATTGCACTTGTTTGGCTGCGGCGATCATCTGCAGGAGCTCGGCAATTCCGAACCCGCCCAGCACCAGCAGGGCCGATGGCAGGTACGCCAGCATCACCCCTTTCGTTTTTCCGATCATGTTGCCCCCCCCGGCGCCGTTGTCTGCTGCGACGATAGGCAGCGGACGGTGCGGTGCGCGTGAAGCTCAGCCTTCGCTATGAACAGGGGCCGGCGCCGGCTCGGAGACCGATTCGGCAGCGGCCGGTGCCGGTGCCGGCGTGGCGAGCTGGGTGTCACCTGCAGCCGCGTCCGCCGCCTTCGCCGGGTCGGAAGTCGCAGGCAAGGCGGCAGCGTCGGTTTCGGCCAGCGGGCTTTCTTCCGGGCAGGTGGCATCCGGGAAACCGAAGCGCTGCTTCAAGGCCAGGCCGCAGGCGTTGACCGCCTCCAGATCGGCACCCTCGCCCTTGCACTTCTGATCGAAGGCGACCAGAAACGCATCCTTGCGGCGCACGAAGGCATCGCCGCACTTGCGCATCTGGCGGATGCGCTCCAGATCGTCCTGCACCGCGTTGGTGCCATCCAGGCCGTACTCGCGCAGCTCGTCCATCGTCAGCAGCCGCAGGCTGCGGTTGGGCACGGTCATCATCAGATCGGCCACTGCCACCGCCACCCCGTTGCGCTCCAGATAATCCTTAACGTTGCCGTAGACCTCGCGCAATTCGCGATTGAGTTCCGCGCGCGAGGTGGCCTTGGAACTGATCCGCATCATGCGATGAATACCGATCTTGCCAGCCACCAACCGGTTGTCGCCGGCAGCCAGCACGAACACGCAGGCACTGTGGCAGATCGAGCCTTCGCGCACCCAGATGGTCCAGTTGGATTCGCCGATCGTATCGCCGGCGCGGATCGCCGCTTCCACCTGCCCGCCGCTGGAATCCAGATCCAGGATGCGATGCGGCAACCGCAGCTGCTCGGCCACCGCCGCCAGCCGCCACACCAACGCAGCGAAGCCGGCGTTGATCTTGCCGGCATAGCGCACCCGCAGCAGCCCGGTGTCGCGACACGGCGCCAGCGCCGCTTCCACACTGACCCGATCCAGCGCCGGCAGCAGCGTGCCATCGCCGGCTTCGCTGCTGTAATCGGTGGCGCAGCTGATCCAGGCCTTGCCGGCTTCCAGTTCCGCCTGCGGCCACCCCGCTTCGCCCGTTTGCGCGCGCGGGCGCGGCGGCGGCGCCACCGGTTCGGGCGTATCCACCGAGACCATATGGTCGCCATCGCCGGCCTGCCCCGCGCCGTTCTGCTGCGCACCCGCGGCATCGGCCGACGTGCCGGTGCGATCGCAACCAGACAGCGCCAGCACGCAGCAAAGAGAGAGACAGAGCAGTTTCAGCATGAGGTAGGACACAGACCGCGACCGAGATCACCCCCAGTCTATGGCTGAATGGGCCAACCGTTTGACCCTGCCATGAACACGCATGCCCTGCGCAGTGCTGTCCGAAAACGGCCAGCCTGGGTCGGGACGAGCGCATAGACTGGCGCCATGCAGACCGCCACGCCCGACCGAATTCAATGCGACCGCGCCCGGTTGGCGCGCGATGCACGCTTCGACGGGTTGTTCTTCACCGCCGTGCGCAGCACCGGTATTTACTGCCGGCCAGTATGTCCGGCGCCGCCGCCCAAGCCGGGCAATATCAGTTACTACGCAACTGCGGCAGCGGCCAGTGCGGCCGGTTACCGACCGTGCCTGCGCTGCCGGCCGGAACTGTCGCCGCAGGCGCAGCAGCATCTGGGCGAAGAAAGCGTGCAGCGCGCGCTGGCGATGATTGTCGAAGGCGCCCTGCAGGAGCAGCCGGTGCAGACGCTGGCCGATGCGGTCGGTTTGAGTGCGCGCCAGTTGCAGCGGCAGTTCGTGCAGCAACTCGGCGCCACGCCGATCCAGGTGCATGGCACGCGCCGGCTGCTGCTGGCCAAGCAACTGCTGACCGAAACCGCATTGCCGGTCACCGAGGTCGCACTGGCGGCCGGCTTCAACAGCCTGCGGCGCTTCAACGCGGCGTTTCTGGATGGCTGCGGCATGCCGCCATCGGCGTTGCGCAAGCAGCGTGCCGAGGTGCCGGGTGGCGAACTGACCTTGCGACTCGGCTATCGGCCGCCGCTGGATCTACCCGCGATGCTGGCGTTTCTGCAGCGGCGTGCGATTCCCGGCATCGAGCAGGTCGACGCCAGCGGCTACCGACGCGTGATCGGCACGCCGGGCAACGCGACGCTGATCGACGTCAGCGCGGCGCCGCAGCGTGCGGAGTTGTTGTTGCGCATCGGTGCGACCGACCCGCGTCAGATTCCGCAGATCGTGCGACGCGTGCGCCGGTTGTTCGATCTGGATGCGGATCTGCAGACGGTGCACGCCACGTTGGCGTCCGAGCCGTTGCTGGCCGAGGCGATCGCGCGCCGCCCCGGCCTGCGCGTGCCGGGCGGCTGGGACGGCTTTGAAGTGGCGGTGCGCGCGGTACTGGGCCAGCAGATCAGCGTGGCCGGTGCGGCGACGCTGGCGGCGCGGCTGGTCGAGCGCCATGGCGGCCATCATGTCGACATGCCGCCGGGCCTGGATCGCATCTTTCCCACGCCGGAACAGCTGGCCGAGGCGCCGCTGGAGCAACTCGGCCTGCCACGTTCACGTGCCGCCACGCTGCGTGCATTGGCATCGGCATGCGCGCAAGGCCGGCTGCATTTTGGCGCTGGCCAACGCCTGCCCGAGTTCGTCGCCGCCTGCACTGCATTGCCCGGCATCGGGCCGTGGACCGCGCAGTACATCGCCATGCGTGCGCTATCGCATCCGGATGCGTTTCCGGCCGGCGACCTGATCCTGCAGCAGGTGCTCGGCACGCCGGAGCGCCTCAGCGAACGCGCCACCGAAACCCGCTCGCAGGCGTGGCGGCCGTGGCGCGCCTACGCCGTATTGCACCTGTGGCATCTCGCCGTCGATCGCAAGGACACCCGTTCGCGAGCACGTTGTATTACGACACCTTCTCCTCGCCGATCGGCGCACTCAGCGTGGCCGCCGATCACGCCGGCGTGCACCACATCCTGTTCGCGCAGAATCGCTACGACGCGCTCGGCCGCGCGCGTTGGTTGCACGATCCCGATGCACCATTGGTGCGCGAGGCACGCGAGCAATTGCTCGACTATCTGTACGGCGGGCGGCGCAGTTTCGATCTGCCGTTGGCACCAGCCGGTACGCCATTTCAGCTGCAGGTCTGGCACACGCTGGCGCAGATTCCGTTCGGGCAGACCTGGAGCTATGCGCAACTCGCGCACGCGGTGGGACGGCCGGCCGCCAGCCGCGCAGTCGGCGCCGCCAATGGCCGCAATCCGCTGCCGATCGTGCTGCCCTGCCATCGCGTGATCGGCGCCAACGGTGCATTGACCGGCTTCGGCGGCGGCCTGCCGACCAAGCAGGCATTGTTGCAGCTGGAAGGGTGGTCGCCGCGCCAGAGCACACCTGCCGACGATCTGTTCGCCGAACTCTCCGCAACCAAGGTGCGCTGACTTCGCGAAGTCATTGCCGCGCCGTAAACTGGCGCGATGATCGATCGACGTTTTGTGTTTGCCGCCACCGCGTTTGCGCTGCTCACTGCCTGTACCAACACCGTGCCGCCGCGCAGCGCGCCAGCGGCCGTTTCCAGCGCGTCGGCATCGGCAGAAGCGCCATCCAGCGACACGCCGCATTCCTTGCTGCTGATTTCCATCGACGGCCTGCGTGCCGACATGCTCGATCGCGGCATCACGCCCAACCTGTCGCAGCTCGCGCACGACGGCGTGCGTGCGCGCTGGATGACCCCTTCGTATCCGTCGCTGACCTTTCCCAATCACTACACGCTGGTCACCGGCCTGCGCCCGGACCACCACGGCATCGTGCACAACAGCATGCGCGACCCGGTGCTCGGCAGCTTCTGGCTGAGCAAGCCCGAGGCCGTGGGCGATGCGCGCTGGTGGGGCGGTGAACCGATCTGGGTGGGTGCCGAAAACAACGGCCTGCATGCAGCGACCTGGTCGTGGCCCGGCAGCGAGGCGGCGATTGCAGGTGTGCGCCCCACGCGCTGGCGCCACTACGAAGAAGGCACCGGTCTGGACGCGCGCGTGGACGAGGTGCTGGGCTGGCTGGACGCATCAGGCGCCGCAACCAACCGCCTGGTCACGCTGTATTTCGAACACGTGGACGAAGCCGGCCACGATCATGGCCCGGAGTCGCGCGAGTACGCCGACAGCGTGCGCGCGGTGGATGGCGCAATCGGCCGCCTGTTGGCCGGCATGCAACGCGACGGCACGCGCAGCCGCACCAACATCATCGTGGTCTCCGACCACGGCATGGCCGAGGTGCCGCCCGGGCATGCGCTCAGCGTGGAAGACCTGGCGCCGCCCACCATCGCCACAGCAATCACCGAGGGCCAGGTGATCAGCTTCGATCCCGTGCCCGGGCAGCAGGCGCGCGCCGAAGCCACCCTGCTCGGTGCGCATGCGCAGTACGACTGCTGGCGCAAGGCCGCGCTGCCCGCACGCTGGCAGTACGGCACGCACCCGCGCATTCCGCCGATCGTGTGCCAGATGCACGAAGGCTGGGACGCACTGTTTCCGGACAAACTGGCCAAGCGCGTGCCCGGTCAGCTGCGCGGCTCGCACGGCTTCGATCCGGCGCTGCCTTCGATGCGCGCGGTGTTCCTGGCGCAAGGCCCGGATCTGGCGCAGGGCAAGACTTTGCCGGGTTTCGACAATGTCGATGTGTATTCCCTGATGACGCGGCTGTTGGGAATTCCCGCCGCGCCCAACGATGGCAATCCCGCCACCTTGTTGCCGGCCTTGCGCGTGCCGCCGGCCGACGCACGCTGAGTGACGCGTCGCGGCTACGGCGCGCCGATGCGACAATAGCGGCATGTCTGCTTCTGATCCCTCGCCGCGCCGGCTTCGGCTGCGGCCGTTGTTATCCAGCGAAGGCTGGCGTCGCCGCGCTGCACTGTGGGGCGGCGCGATTGCGGTGGCGCTGGTGGCGATCGTGTTCGCCAAGGCCAGCGACGCGGCCTTCCAGTTGTTTCAGCGCATCACCGCGCACTCGATCTGGTGGGCGCTGCTGCTGACGCCGGGCATCTTCGCCTTGCTGGCCTGGCTCACCTCCGGCGCGATGCGACCCACGCGCGGTAGCGGCATCCCGCAGGTCATCGCCGCGCTGGAACATAACGATCCGGCGTTTCGGGAAACCAATCTGTCGTTGCGCGTGTCGATCGGCAAGCTCGCCTTGACCACCTTGTCGTTGTTCGGTGGCGCCTCGGTGGGCCGCGAAGGTCCCACCGTGCATGTCGGCGCCAGCCTGATGCATGCGTTCGGGCGTTGGTTCGGGTTTCACGATCCGCGCGAGCTCTCGCACTTTCTGCTTGCCGGTGGTGCGGCCGGTATCGCGGCGGCGTTCAACACGCCACTGGCCGGCGTGGTGTTTGCGATCGAAGAACTGAGCGGGCGTTTCGAGCACCGCTTCTCCGGCACCCTGCTCACGGCGGTGATCGTCGGTGGCGTGGTGTCGCTGGGCCTGTTGGGCAACTACACCTATTTCGGCAAGGTGGCGGTGGCGTTGCCGCTGGGCCAGGCGTGGTTGGCGATCGCGCTGTGCGGCGGCGTGGCCGGTCTGCTCGGCGGGGTGTTCGCACGCATGGTGCTGGCCAGCGTCAGCGGCAAGCCGCGCTGGATGGCAACGCTGCGCCAGCGCCATCCGGTGCTGCTGGCCGCGCTGTGCGGCGTGGCCCTGGTCGGCCTGGCGCTGGTGTTCGGGCAAGGCGCGTTCGGCACCGGCTACGAGCAGGCGCGCAGTCTGGTGCAGGGGCATGCGGTGGTCGGCCACGAATTCGGGCTGATGAAGCTGGTGGCCAATCTGGTCTCGTACTTGGCAGGCATCCCGGGCGGCTTGTTCTCGCCGGCGCTGGCAGTGGGCGCCGGCATCGGCCACAACCTGTCGGTGCTGATGCCGGGCGTGGACCCGCGCACCTTCGTGCTGCTGGGCATGTGCGCCTATTTGACCGGCGTGACCCAGGCACCGCTGACCTCGGCGGTGATCTCGCTGGAACTCACCGACACCAGCCAGATGCTGCTGCCGATCCTGGCTACCGTGCTGATTGCGCGTGCGGTGTCTGGGCTGGTCTGCAAGACGCCGATCTATCGCGGACTGGCCGAACAGTTGCTGGCGCCGGCGGCGGCCAGCCAACCGCCGGCTGCGGAAACGACGCGCTAGCAACAACGCGCGCGTTTGCGACGCGCGCGTTTGCGCTGACCTCGGACATAAAAAAACGCGGCGCAAGCGCCGCGTTCTGGTGTCGCGCAGCAGGCTAGGAATCAGCCGGCCTTGGCGACGGTCTTCTTGGCTACAGCCTTCTTGGCCGGGGCCTTGACCACGCCCTTCTTGGCAACCGGGGAAGCTGCACCCACGACAACCTTGCTCACCGCGTGCGAACGCGAATTGCCGTAGCTGGAATTGTAGCGCTTGCCCTTGGCGGTCTTGCGGTCACCCTTACCCATGTTCGTCGACTCCTGAATGTGAATACTGAATACAAAATCCCCGCGCTGAACACGGGTCTGGCGAGGTTTACGCCGGCGGCGCCCTCGCGCAAGGCCGGCAAGCCTACCACGACGGCCCCGGCCAGCGCAGCCTGGGCTAGTGTGCGCAGCTGGCGTCGTGAACGTGGGCATGCCCGTGGTTCAGGCGCAGATTGACCAGATGGGCGATACCGACCAGCGCGCCGCCCAGCGTCATCACCACCGCATGCGGGATCGCCGCGTGGTGCAGCGGGTCGTACAGCAGGCCGGCCCACAGCAGCAGCAAACCCGGCAGCAACAGCGCCAGCGCATGCAGCGCCTTATGCCGGCGATAGCCCAATACCAGGCTGAAAAGGCCCAGCAGGCTCACGAACACCACGATCGCCAGCTCGACACCATCGCCCAGCCAGAACGACAGGCCTAACGACGGCGCCAGTGCCAGCACCAAGGGCAGCACGGCGCAATGCACGGCACACAGCAGCGAACCGGTCGCACCGAAGCGGTCGAGCACATGGCGAAGGGACGGTAGAGGCATGACTTCCAGCAGGTGTTCGCGGCGACGTGGAATAATATAACATCTTGCTTGTTCCAGAGCTTACTCGCTTCCGGATCCGCGTCACTGCACTGTGCAGCCGTGGATCTCGCCGTCGGCCCAGCAGTCAAGCTGCGCCTTATCATTGATATAAAGTAACAATCACAGAGTCCGGCCCGCCATGCATCCTCGCCTCGTTTCCTCGTTTCGCCGCTCCACGCTCACGCTGGCCCTGACCAGCCTGCTGACCCCTGCCCTGGCCATGGCCGAGGACGCGCCTGCCCCGGCCGACCCGCAGACCCCGCCCAGTTCGGACACGCGCCACGACGCCACCCATTCCAGCGGCCGCCATATCAAGGATCTGGACAAGGTGGTCGTCACCGCCAGCCCGCTGCGCGATGCGGCCGGCGAATTGAGCCGCCCGGTCGAAGTGCTGGCCGGCGAGCGTCTGGACGAAGTGCGTAGCGAGAGCCTGGGCGAAACCGTGTCCAGCCTGCCCGGCGTGCAGAGTTCCAACTTCGGGCCCGGCGTCGGCCGGCCGATCATCCGCGGCCTGGACGGCCCGCGCGTGGCGGTGCTGCGCGATGGCCTGTCCACACAGGACGTGTCCACGGTCAGCCAGGACCACTCGCCGGCGATCGAGCCGTTCCTGGCCAACCAGATCGAAGTGCTGAAGGGTCCCTCCACCCTGCTGTATGGCTCCGGCGCGATCGGCGGCGTGGTCAACGTGGTCGACGGACGCATTGCCGAAACCCCGGTGGACGGCTTCAGCGGCCGCGCCGAAGTGCGCTTCGACGGCGGCGACAAGGACGGCAATACCGACATGTTCCGCGTCGATGCCGGCAATGGCAGCGGGCTGTCGATCCATGCCGACGGCGTGTACCGCAACCAGAACGATTACGACACCCCGCAAGGGCGCCAGGCCAATTCCTGGATCGACTCCAAGGTGGGCTCGATCGGCGCGTCGCTGTCGGGCGATTGGGGCTTTGTCGGCCTCTCGGCGTCGCGCTTCCGCGACAATTACGGCAATCCCGGCGAGCCGGGCGATCTGTCGATCGGCGAGCGCGGCGTGTCGTTGAAGCTGCAGCAGGACCGCTACGACCTCAAGGGCGGGCTGACCGATCCGTGGGGCGAAGGCAGCGCGTTGCGTTACAGCTTCGGCCACACCGATTACGCGCACACCGAGTTCGAAGGAGAAGAAGTCGGCACCGTGTTCACCAAGCGGGCAAACGAAGGCCGCGTGGAAGCCTCCTTCACCTTCAGCGGCGGCTGGCAGACCGCGTTCGGCCTGCAGGGCAGCGATACCACCTTCCAGGCCGTGGGCGAAGAATCCTTCGTACCCAAGACCGATACGCGCTCGCTCGGCGTGTTCGGCGTTGCGCGCAACAGCTGGGATCGCGTCACTGCGGAACTCGGCGCACGCGTGGACAAGGTCAAGTACCAGACCGACATCGGCGTGGACCGCGACTTCACCCCGACCAGTTTCTCGCTCAGCGGCGGTTTCCGCTTCAACGAAC includes:
- a CDS encoding methylated-DNA--[protein]-cysteine S-methyltransferase, giving the protein MASRRRSQGHPFASTLYYDTFSSPIGALSVAADHAGVHHILFAQNRYDALGRARWLHDPDAPLVREAREQLLDYLYGGRRSFDLPLAPAGTPFQLQVWHTLAQIPFGQTWSYAQLAHAVGRPAASRAVGAANGRNPLPIVLPCHRVIGANGALTGFGGGLPTKQALLQLEGWSPRQSTPADDLFAELSATKVR
- a CDS encoding MAPEG family protein, translating into MELTIELKMLGWAMVLGLVQLLAASASMTAQRGTKWNASARDGETKPLTGVAARLDRAFRNYQETFPIFAAAVLAVSVAGRTNAETALAVQLYLWARVAYVPVYAAGIPYLRSAIWVVSFWGIVKLVRALLGW
- a CDS encoding TonB-dependent receptor, which produces MHPRLVSSFRRSTLTLALTSLLTPALAMAEDAPAPADPQTPPSSDTRHDATHSSGRHIKDLDKVVVTASPLRDAAGELSRPVEVLAGERLDEVRSESLGETVSSLPGVQSSNFGPGVGRPIIRGLDGPRVAVLRDGLSTQDVSTVSQDHSPAIEPFLANQIEVLKGPSTLLYGSGAIGGVVNVVDGRIAETPVDGFSGRAEVRFDGGDKDGNTDMFRVDAGNGSGLSIHADGVYRNQNDYDTPQGRQANSWIDSKVGSIGASLSGDWGFVGLSASRFRDNYGNPGEPGDLSIGERGVSLKLQQDRYDLKGGLTDPWGEGSALRYSFGHTDYAHTEFEGEEVGTVFTKRANEGRVEASFTFSGGWQTAFGLQGSDTTFQAVGEESFVPKTDTRSLGVFGVARNSWDRVTAELGARVDKVKYQTDIGVDRDFTPTSFSLSGGFRFNEQWRLTANLDHAERAPAEEELFANGPHIATLAFEIGDANLKTEKANQAELGLNFQNEWVDAKVAAYYNRYNDFVYIVDTGNQWFNEEDNDFLPIRQWTQADAIFHGFEGEATFHLANNDTGAWDLRVFGDTVRARLNDGGNLPRIAPGRVGAQMRWNADQWRASLGATRTMKQDKIAVNETATDGYTFVDAHLAYHVDRGSNAWEVFLDGNNLTNQDARVHTSFLKDDVMLPGRSASFGVRMFF
- a CDS encoding DUF4019 domain-containing protein: MFRPRLLAVLVLAPSLAFAQQPQTGARPAAAPVAGGTTAAGTTAGTPAVTTAQQVQLVKQNTEMTQAALRVAQMVDTNQVAPLWDGASTVAKTAVKRDVFVSQIGAERARLGAVVGRGQGSVTRVKYGPGAQVPEGLYINVSFPTRFAKAQQPVRELVSFRLDEDKTWRLAGYSLRASIK
- a CDS encoding chloride channel protein; amino-acid sequence: MSASDPSPRRLRLRPLLSSEGWRRRAALWGGAIAVALVAIVFAKASDAAFQLFQRITAHSIWWALLLTPGIFALLAWLTSGAMRPTRGSGIPQVIAALEHNDPAFRETNLSLRVSIGKLALTTLSLFGGASVGREGPTVHVGASLMHAFGRWFGFHDPRELSHFLLAGGAAGIAAAFNTPLAGVVFAIEELSGRFEHRFSGTLLTAVIVGGVVSLGLLGNYTYFGKVAVALPLGQAWLAIALCGGVAGLLGGVFARMVLASVSGKPRWMATLRQRHPVLLAALCGVALVGLALVFGQGAFGTGYEQARSLVQGHAVVGHEFGLMKLVANLVSYLAGIPGGLFSPALAVGAGIGHNLSVLMPGVDPRTFVLLGMCAYLTGVTQAPLTSAVISLELTDTSQMLLPILATVLIARAVSGLVCKTPIYRGLAEQLLAPAAASQPPAAETTR
- a CDS encoding ectonucleotide pyrophosphatase/phosphodiesterase; this encodes MIDRRFVFAATAFALLTACTNTVPPRSAPAAVSSASASAEAPSSDTPHSLLLISIDGLRADMLDRGITPNLSQLAHDGVRARWMTPSYPSLTFPNHYTLVTGLRPDHHGIVHNSMRDPVLGSFWLSKPEAVGDARWWGGEPIWVGAENNGLHAATWSWPGSEAAIAGVRPTRWRHYEEGTGLDARVDEVLGWLDASGAATNRLVTLYFEHVDEAGHDHGPESREYADSVRAVDGAIGRLLAGMQRDGTRSRTNIIVVSDHGMAEVPPGHALSVEDLAPPTIATAITEGQVISFDPVPGQQARAEATLLGAHAQYDCWRKAALPARWQYGTHPRIPPIVCQMHEGWDALFPDKLAKRVPGQLRGSHGFDPALPSMRAVFLAQGPDLAQGKTLPGFDNVDVYSLMTRLLGIPAAPNDGNPATLLPALRVPPADAR
- the ubiM gene encoding 5-demethoxyubiquinol-8 5-hydroxylase UbiM encodes the protein MQSVDIAVIGAGPVGLSFARSLAGSGLSMVLVDQQPRAQLADPAFDGREIALTHASRALLEQLGIWQQFPSNAISPLRDARVMDGHSQFALTFAASARSAGDLGWLVPNHLIRRAAWQAVQTQPAVDMRCGCTLLAVQQCGDCVVLQLSDGQTLSARLLVAADSRFSSTRRLLGIGAQLRDFGKSMLVCRMRHALPHRQAAWEWFGYGKTLALLPLQGNRAGAVLTLPPRQIEALLAMNEADFSAAVTEAFEHRLGPMQQDGSRHAYPLVAAYAQRFVAERAALIGDAAVGMHPVTAHGFNFGLQGQARLAERVRAATGAGRDIGAASLLRGYERAHRLATRPLYEATNALAALYTDERAPARLLRRGALRAAHAVAPFKQAIAAHLTQRSV
- a CDS encoding 30S ribosomal protein THX, coding for MGKGDRKTAKGKRYNSSYGNSRSHAVSKVVVGAASPVAKKGVVKAPAKKAVAKKTVAKAG
- a CDS encoding MerC domain-containing protein, which codes for MPLPSLRHVLDRFGATGSLLCAVHCAVLPLVLALAPSLGLSFWLGDGVELAIVVFVSLLGLFSLVLGYRRHKALHALALLLPGLLLLWAGLLYDPLHHAAIPHAVVMTLGGALVGIAHLVNLRLNHGHAHVHDASCAH